Proteins from one Toxotes jaculatrix isolate fToxJac2 chromosome 13, fToxJac2.pri, whole genome shotgun sequence genomic window:
- the LOC121191728 gene encoding hepatic lectin-like isoform X3 — protein sequence MSRSQGDTEGEAPASKHTNSGRGSKVTSERVALLVVCSLLAAAVIVIYQLSFAHFQTKKNLQTLREEYEAVKRNLTERIDTVQPICPKDPEVKINDPCMKCDRGWEQHGGKCYLFSISSANWEQSRRWCQREGGDLVKIDSREEQIFLVNRVREEINNTEEKFWIGLTDSKEEGKWFWVDGSPLNTSLTFWASVEPDDWTEENPDGEDCVRMGEQPGHNDPKIWADKSCKAHHRSICEKHEENGHYALTCV from the exons ATGAGCCGTTCACAGGGCGACACAGAGG GTGAAGCTCCTgcctccaaacacacaaactcaggcagagggtcaaaggtcacctcaGAGAGAGTGGCCCTGCTGGTTGTCTGTTCTCTCCTGGCAGCTGCTGTCATTGTTATTTACCAACTCT cttttgCTCATTTCCAAaccaagaaaaatctccagacgCTGAGAGAAGAGTACGAAGCTGTAAAAAGAAACCTCACAG AGAGAATCGACACGGTGCAGCCTATATGCCCAAAAGATCCTGAAGTAAAAATCA ATGATCCATGTATGAAGTGTGACAGAGGCTGGGAGCAACATGGAGGAAAGTGCTATCTTTTCTCCATCAGTTCTGCAAACTGGGAACAGAGCAGACGTTGGTGCCAACGTGAAGGAGGAGACCTGGTTAAGatagacagcagagaggagcag ATATTCCTGGTGAatagagtgagagaggaaattAACAATACAGAGGAAAAATTCTGGATCGGACTGACAGACTCAAAGGAAGAGGGCAAATGGTTTTGGGTGGACGGCTCACCACTGAACACAAG TCTGACCTTCTGGGCCAGTGTGGAGCCGGATGATTGGACAGAGGAGAATCCTGATGGAGAGGACTGTGTGAGGATGGGGGAACAACCAGGTCATAATGACCCAAAGATCTGGGCGGATAAATCCTGCAAAGCACATCACAGAAGTATTTGTgagaaacatgaggaaaatgGACATTACGCTTTAACATGTGTCTGA
- the LOC121191728 gene encoding hepatic lectin-like isoform X5, with protein sequence MSRSQGDTEGEAPASKHTNSGRGSKVTSERVALLVVCSLLAAAVIVIYQLSFAHFQTKKNLQTLREEYEAVKRNLTDDPCMKCDRGWEQHGGKCYLFSISSANWEQSRRWCQREGGDLVKIDSREEQIFLVNRVREEINNTEEKFWIGLTDSKEEGKWFWVDGSPLNTSLTFWASVEPDDWTEENPDGEDCVRMGEQPGHNDPKIWADKSCKAHHRSICEKHEENGHYALTCV encoded by the exons ATGAGCCGTTCACAGGGCGACACAGAGG GTGAAGCTCCTgcctccaaacacacaaactcaggcagagggtcaaaggtcacctcaGAGAGAGTGGCCCTGCTGGTTGTCTGTTCTCTCCTGGCAGCTGCTGTCATTGTTATTTACCAACTCT cttttgCTCATTTCCAAaccaagaaaaatctccagacgCTGAGAGAAGAGTACGAAGCTGTAAAAAGAAACCTCACAG ATGATCCATGTATGAAGTGTGACAGAGGCTGGGAGCAACATGGAGGAAAGTGCTATCTTTTCTCCATCAGTTCTGCAAACTGGGAACAGAGCAGACGTTGGTGCCAACGTGAAGGAGGAGACCTGGTTAAGatagacagcagagaggagcag ATATTCCTGGTGAatagagtgagagaggaaattAACAATACAGAGGAAAAATTCTGGATCGGACTGACAGACTCAAAGGAAGAGGGCAAATGGTTTTGGGTGGACGGCTCACCACTGAACACAAG TCTGACCTTCTGGGCCAGTGTGGAGCCGGATGATTGGACAGAGGAGAATCCTGATGGAGAGGACTGTGTGAGGATGGGGGAACAACCAGGTCATAATGACCCAAAGATCTGGGCGGATAAATCCTGCAAAGCACATCACAGAAGTATTTGTgagaaacatgaggaaaatgGACATTACGCTTTAACATGTGTCTGA
- the LOC121191728 gene encoding hepatic lectin-like isoform X4, whose translation MSRSQGDTEGEAPASKHTNSGRGSKVTSERVALLVVCSLLAAAVIVIYQLSFAHFQTKKNLQTLREEYEAVKRNLTERIDTVQPICPKDPEVKINDPCMKCDRGWEQHGGKCYLFSISSANWEQSRRWCQREGGDLVKIDSREEQIFLVNRVREEINNTEEKFWIGLTDSKEEGKWFWVDGSPLNTSLTFWASVEPDDWTEENPDGEDCVRMGEQPGHNDPKIWADKSCKAHHRSICEKHEENGHYALTCV comes from the exons GTGAAGCTCCTgcctccaaacacacaaactcaggcagagggtcaaaggtcacctcaGAGAGAGTGGCCCTGCTGGTTGTCTGTTCTCTCCTGGCAGCTGCTGTCATTGTTATTTACCAACTCT cttttgCTCATTTCCAAaccaagaaaaatctccagacgCTGAGAGAAGAGTACGAAGCTGTAAAAAGAAACCTCACAG AGAGAATCGACACGGTGCAGCCTATATGCCCAAAAGATCCTGAAGTAAAAATCA ATGATCCATGTATGAAGTGTGACAGAGGCTGGGAGCAACATGGAGGAAAGTGCTATCTTTTCTCCATCAGTTCTGCAAACTGGGAACAGAGCAGACGTTGGTGCCAACGTGAAGGAGGAGACCTGGTTAAGatagacagcagagaggagcag ATATTCCTGGTGAatagagtgagagaggaaattAACAATACAGAGGAAAAATTCTGGATCGGACTGACAGACTCAAAGGAAGAGGGCAAATGGTTTTGGGTGGACGGCTCACCACTGAACACAAG TCTGACCTTCTGGGCCAGTGTGGAGCCGGATGATTGGACAGAGGAGAATCCTGATGGAGAGGACTGTGTGAGGATGGGGGAACAACCAGGTCATAATGACCCAAAGATCTGGGCGGATAAATCCTGCAAAGCACATCACAGAAGTATTTGTgagaaacatgaggaaaatgGACATTACGCTTTAACATGTGTCTGA
- the LOC121191728 gene encoding C-type lectin domain family 4 member E-like isoform X2, whose product MSRSRGDTEGEAPASKHTNSGRGSKVTSERVALLVVCSLLAAAVIVIYRLSFAHFQTKKNLQTLREECEAVKRNLTERSCETKQCNTVCPKCPKDPEVKINQTCIKCERGWEQHGGKCYYFSISSANWEKSRNFCQRRRGDLVKIDSREEQIFLVNRVREKRKEHADMFWIGLTDSKEEGKWFWVDGSPLNTSLTFWASGEPNNLKQYNANGEDCVRIGEERKAYDLRAWWDRSCHVNRRSICEKHEENGRCAEIQ is encoded by the exons ATGAGCCGTTCACGGGGCGACACAGAGG GTGAAGCTCCTgcctccaaacacacaaactcaggcagagggtcaaaggtcacctcaGAGAGAGTGGCCCTGCTGGTTGTCTGTTCTCTCCTGGCAGCTGCTGTCATTGTTATTTACAGACTCT cttttgctcattttcaaaccaagaaaaatctccagacaCTGAGAGAAGAGTGCGAAGCTGTAAAAAGAAACCTCACAG agagaagttgtgaaacaaaacaatgcaacaCGGTGTGCCCTAAATGCCCAAAAGATCCTGAAGTAAAAATCA ATCAAACATGTATAAAGTGTGAAAGAGGCTGGGAGCAACATGGAGGAAAGTGCTATTATTTCTCCATCAGTTCTGCAAACTGGGAAAAGAGCAGAAATTTCTGCCAACGTAGACGAGGAGACCTGGTTAAGatagacagcagagaggagcag ATATTCCTGGTGaatagagtgagagagaaaaggaaagagcatGCAGACATGTTCTGGATCGGACTGACAGACTCAAAGGAAGAGGGCAAATGGTTTTGGGTGGACGGCTCACCACTGAACACAAG TCTGACCTTCTGGGCCAGTGGGGAGCCAAACAACTTGAAACAGTACAATGCTAATGGAGAGGACTGTGTGAGGATTGGGGAGGAGCGGAAAGCTTATGACCTGAGGGCCTGGTGGGACAGATCCTGCCACGTGAATCGAAGAAGTATTTGTgagaaacatgaggaaaatgGACGTTGCgctgaaatccagtga
- the LOC121191728 gene encoding C-type lectin domain family 4 member E-like isoform X1: MNRCHNHPLCIVCIHVSCPCDICVSSKCSTGEAPASKHTNSGRGSKVTSERVALLVVCSLLAAAVIVIYRLSFAHFQTKKNLQTLREECEAVKRNLTERSCETKQCNTVCPKCPKDPEVKINQTCIKCERGWEQHGGKCYYFSISSANWEKSRNFCQRRRGDLVKIDSREEQIFLVNRVREKRKEHADMFWIGLTDSKEEGKWFWVDGSPLNTSLTFWASGEPNNLKQYNANGEDCVRIGEERKAYDLRAWWDRSCHVNRRSICEKHEENGRCAEIQ, encoded by the exons ATGAACAGATGCCATAACCACCCTCTGTGTATTGTCTGTATTCATGTCTCATGTCCCTGTGACATCTGTGTCTCCTCTAAATGTTCAACAGGTGAAGCTCCTgcctccaaacacacaaactcaggcagagggtcaaaggtcacctcaGAGAGAGTGGCCCTGCTGGTTGTCTGTTCTCTCCTGGCAGCTGCTGTCATTGTTATTTACAGACTCT cttttgctcattttcaaaccaagaaaaatctccagacaCTGAGAGAAGAGTGCGAAGCTGTAAAAAGAAACCTCACAG agagaagttgtgaaacaaaacaatgcaacaCGGTGTGCCCTAAATGCCCAAAAGATCCTGAAGTAAAAATCA ATCAAACATGTATAAAGTGTGAAAGAGGCTGGGAGCAACATGGAGGAAAGTGCTATTATTTCTCCATCAGTTCTGCAAACTGGGAAAAGAGCAGAAATTTCTGCCAACGTAGACGAGGAGACCTGGTTAAGatagacagcagagaggagcag ATATTCCTGGTGaatagagtgagagagaaaaggaaagagcatGCAGACATGTTCTGGATCGGACTGACAGACTCAAAGGAAGAGGGCAAATGGTTTTGGGTGGACGGCTCACCACTGAACACAAG TCTGACCTTCTGGGCCAGTGGGGAGCCAAACAACTTGAAACAGTACAATGCTAATGGAGAGGACTGTGTGAGGATTGGGGAGGAGCGGAAAGCTTATGACCTGAGGGCCTGGTGGGACAGATCCTGCCACGTGAATCGAAGAAGTATTTGTgagaaacatgaggaaaatgGACGTTGCgctgaaatccagtga